Proteins encoded within one genomic window of Brassica rapa cultivar Chiifu-401-42 chromosome A09, CAAS_Brap_v3.01, whole genome shotgun sequence:
- the LOC103839529 gene encoding transcription factor KUA1, producing the protein MTRRCSHCNHYGHNSRTCPSRGVMLFGVRLTGGSIRKSASMGNLLSHGHGSGSPGDVPDHVAGDGYTSEGFVAGSSSSRERKKGAIWTEEEHRMYLLGLEKLGKGDWRGISRKYVRTRTPTQVASHAQKHFMRLSDVSRRKRRSSLFDMIPHEGGVTPLDLQAPKAENTRVETKMQRGDSVHQSFARNSIHATIEESESMDSTNSTIKEPTPTTQLRSQPQPQRPGSYPVLYPGYFSPYYPFPFPVWSAGYVLEPAKKEETHEIFRPTAVHSKAPFNVNGLLGMTTKLSLGEPKENGESDQSLSLKLGGGSETRQSPFHPNA; encoded by the exons ATGACGCGGCGATGCTCTCACTGCAATCACTATGGTCACAACTCTAGGACATGTCCCAGTCGTGGGGTGATGCTTTTTGGTGTAAGGCTCACCGGAGGTTCGATCAGGAAAAGTGCTAGTATGGGTAATCTTCTTAGCCATGGGCATGGGTCGGGTTCTCCGGGTGATGTCCCTGACCATGTCGCTGGTGATGGTTACACTTCTGAGGGTTTCGTTGCTGGCTCTTCCTCTAGCCGCGAGAGAAAGAAAG GAGCTATATGGACAGAGGAAGAACATAGGATGTACTTGTTAGGTTTAGAGAAGCTAGGCAAAGGTGATTGGAGAGGCATTTCAAGAAAATATGTGAGGACAAGGACACCAACACAGGTTGCTAGCCATGCTCAGAAGCATTTCATGAGACTATCTGATGTGTCTCGTCGCAAAAGACGTTCTAGTCTCTTTGATATGATTCCTCATGAG GGAGGAGTTACTCCATTGGATTTGCAAGCACCAAAAGCAGAGAATACTCGTGTGGAAACAAAAATGCAAAGGGGTGATTCGGTTCACCAGTCATTTGCTCGTAATTCCATTCATGCAACAATCGAAGAATCTGAATCAATGGACTCAACAAACTCTACCATTAAGGAACCAACCCCAACCACACAACTGCGTTCACAACCTCAACCGCAACGACCTGGCTCGTATCCGGTACTGTATCCAGGCTACTTCTCACCATATTACCCATTTCCATTCCCAGTATGGTCTGCGGGTTATGTTCTTGAACCAGCCAAGAAAGAGGAAACTCACGAGATTTTCAGACCAACTGCAGTGCACTCGAAAGCTCCCTTCAATGTCAATGGGCTTCTTGGTATGACTACTAAGCTCAGCCTTGGAGAGCCAAAAGAGAATGGTGAATCCGATCAGTCTCTTTCGCTGAAGCTAGGTGGAGGTTCAGAGACGAGACAATCACCATTTCACCCGAATGCTTAG